The Coraliomargarita parva sequence TCGAAGAAATGATAATCGACTCCGTCCTTTTCGCCTTCACGCGGCGGGCGTGTGGTGGAAGTGATGACGCGCTGGATCTGTGCCTGTTCGGCCAGCATACGTTGGCAGAGCGTGGTTTTTCCGCTGCCTGCGGGCCCGGATACGATGAGTAGGAGTCCTTGTCGATTGATGCAGCAGTCCACAGAAAGGAATCAGTAGGTGAAGGCGACCGCGAGCAAGACCAGGCCGTAACTGGCGAAAAGTCCTCCGAAGATACGGGGACGGTTTTCCACCTTGTAGAGCCAGTTGAGGAAGTCGCGGAGTTTGTAGGGGCTGGCGCCCAGGATGAGGGCGATGACAATTGCGAGATACACGAAACTCACGAGGAATAGGCGGGAAGCCGGCGGTTGCATATAGGCCGAATCCAGAAGGACACCCGCGGTGAGCAGCATGAGCGCGGCGAGGCCGCGGACGGCCAGGAAATCCGGCACAAAATAGAACGAGCCCACGGCCACGACCAGAAAGCCGATGAACAGGAGTTGCTTGTACTGGCCGAAATCCGCCGGGCCAAGATGCAGGACCTTGTAAAGAAACCAAGCGGTGGCGGCACCGAGCAGAATGACGGCGGCGATTTTCGACCTGGGAAAGGCTTTCGCGCTCTCGGCCGAACGTATCCCGTGCCAGAGGAAATGCCCTCCGAAGGCCAGCAGGAATATGCCGGTGAATAGCGTGGCTTGAAATAGAGACATCGTGAAAATTGCTAAGGGAAGCGATTATCTAATGAGCCTTTCGCGGGTCGAAGCAAGCGAAGTTCTCATTACTTTCCTGTTCGCTTCGCATTTGAGGTTCATGGTCAATGTCCTGGGGACGGCATTGAAAGGCCGTGTGGGAGTGGTGTCGCGGGTGCCCCTTTCCGCTTTATCTTTCACGTCGTGCTGCGGCATTGCCATGGGACTCAGTGTTCTCTAGTCGGGAATGATGGATCTCATACTTGGAGGAATGCGTCGGGCGGTGGACCTTGTGGTCTTCGACTGTGACGGGGTGCTTTTGGACAGTATGCAAGCGAAGGTGGAAGCCTTTCGAGCCTGGATTCCGGAAGCGCACCTGGATCAGGCGGAGGCCTTCATGCACGTTGTGATGCACAGTTTTGGCAAGAGCCGGACTTGGCAGGTGCAGAATTTCTACCGCAATCTGCTGAAAGCGGATGTGGACCAGGTCTTTCTGGATGCCGAAGTCGCCCGATTCACCGACATCTGCGAGCCCATGTGCGAATCAGCCGGTTGGCGTGTCGGCTCGAAGCAGTTTGTGCAGGCCTGCATCGATGCAGGGGTGATGCGTTACGTCTTGTCCGGAGTGCCTCAGGAGCCGCTGGAGGCCATGTTGAGGTCCAATGGTGGCGCTGGGCTCTTTGATGTGATCATCGGCTCGCCTCCGGCCAAACCGGAGAGTATGGAGCGTATTTTGAAGGAAACCGGTGTGTCCGCAGAGCGGACGGTCTTCGTCGGTGATGCCAATGCCGATCAAGTGGCCGCGTTGCACGTGGGGGCGCATTTCGTCTATTTCCCCTCACTGGCGGCACGACCGGAAGCACCGGTCCAGACCGAGGTGGAGAATTTGCTCCAGCTCTTACCGGACGGGTAAGCCGTCATTTAGAGGGGAATTTGGCCTGCGTGTTGCTTATGAAAGGGAACTCACGGACCAATGACAGCCTCTGCGGCCATTGATGGACGCTGTTAGCGGTTCATGGGGTTGAATCGCAGTTATTTTTCATAGGTTAGTAAGGTAAAGAAAGGGCGGCTCGTTTTGGGTCGCCCTTTTAGCTTTAGGAAGCGGGGGTGGGGACGCGTCACTTGTTGTGAGCGACGATTTGTTCAACGGTATAACCCCGGTCTGCGAGGCCCTTCAGGATGCCGTCCGGTCCGGCAATGTGGCCGGCCCCGACGAGGGCAAACTCGATTTCCGGCGTCTGCAGCATCGCTTCCAGCAAGGGAATCCAGTTGGCATTCCTTTCTGCCAGCATGGACCGGTAAAGCGCCGGGTAGTCCTCGCGCATTTCCGTGATAAACAGGGCTTCCATGCCCTTGAGGTCGCCCTCTCGCCAGATGCGGATGAGTGCATCCATCATACTCTCGATTTGTTCGAGGTCCTGCATGCTGTAGAGGACAAACTCACTGGGGTTGTCTTCCCCTAGGTCGGCGATGAGCGCGATCTGTGTTTCTCCGGATTCCAGGGCGCCGATGGCTTTTTGATCTTTTTCGGCTTTTTTCGCGTAGTAAAGATCGACGCCGTCCTGGCTGATGCCGGCTTTCATGAGCTCCTGCATGGTCACCATGTTGACGGCCATGCCCGGTTTGATGCCGGCGAGGACTTCGATGGGAAGGCCGGCTGCTTTGCTTTTCTCCGCGAGTGCCTGGTAGGCCTCGGCCGAGAGTTCGCTTGTCAGGGTCTTGCCGGCATCGTAACGACAGGCACTGAAGAGTTTGGCGGCGAAGGCCGGGTTGCTCAGGTTGGCGGGGTCCATCTCGAAGACCAGCTTGGCGGAGGCGGCATAGGCTTGCTCGTACTCGGCCGGGAGCGGGAAATCACTGCTTCGAAGGACATGGCAGGTTCCCCCGATGTAGAGCGTGTTGCCGTGGCCGCTGATTTTCCAGACCGAGCTCTGGGCGGGAAGTGTGGCGGCCGGTAGCAGTAAGGCTGCAACGATGAAATAGCTCAGGCGCATGTTGCTATGGGATGAGAACAACCGTCCGACCGGTCCAGAAATTGACGAGCAGGAAATGGAAGATGTAGACGATCATCGCTTGGCTGTCAGAGGCTCAGCACTTGGCTGATGCGGGATTCGACCGTTTCGATCAGTTCTTTCCAGTCGTGCAGGTGTGCGTCCCGGATGTTCTTGTAGACAGCGCGCTCCGTGATAGCCAGTGTATTTCCCAATTCCTTTTCCGTTTGTCCTTCGAGTAGTCCCAACAGGATTTTCAGCCGGTTGCGGTTCCAGTGGCTGGTGCTGCTCCAGAGCAGACGGATGAGCGGGCTGACCATGGCTTGCATCGGACGGGCGAGGCCACCCATCGACAGCTGTTCGTCCGCGTGCTTCATTTTCTCGATTTGCTCCCGCGCACTATGGAAGGCGGGGCCATCCATCCCGATCGCTTGTGTGGGATTGATGGCGGTGCTCAATGCCCCGATGCCAATGGCAAAGCGGCAGCTTGCCGGTGCGATCAGCTCACGGATGGCAAAAATGCTGTGGAAGAGCCCTTTGCCGGAGTGAAAGACGGCCTGAAACTCATCGCCTAGCGTGATGGTGTAGGGGGAGGCCAGTGAGGGGTTTAGGGAAAGACGTTCCAGCCCCTGCTGCAGTCTTACCTGTAGTTCGTCCCGCTTTCGGATGGCTTTGGACTCTATCAGGTCGCCGATGACCACCGCATAGCGTGTTTGTTGATGAGTCATTAAAGGAAATGTACCGAATTAGTTCATTTTGTCAATTTAGAACCGAAATGGTTCGATATGTTAAATTTGAACTAAATTAGTTCTTTTGCCTCTGGGTGCCGTTCCGCATATCGCCGGATATAGCTGCAGAGCGGCTCGACCCTCAGGTGCTTTTCCCGGGCAAAGTCAAAAGCGGCCTCCGCCAGTTGGGCGGCCAGGCCTTGTCCGCGCAGGGAGTCGGGTACATAGGTCCGGTGGATCTGCATGTAGTGCCCGCTTATTCGGTATTCCAGAACGGCGGTACCTTCGGGTTGAACAATCTGAAAACGTGAATCCTGCGGTTGGTGCTCCGGGTGCGGCATTGTTGTAGTTTGGCTGAACTGCCGCCGCGAGGAAAGTCATCGTTTGCTTAGTCTCGTGACTTGAGGCGCTGGGCACTTTTTACCAGCAGCGCTTCCAGTCCCGTCCGGTCGATGCTGCGGATGACGGTGGCGGCTTGTTCGCCGAGTTCGGGTTGATAGCCTTCGTTCCATGAGAGGG is a genomic window containing:
- a CDS encoding HAD family hydrolase: MMDLILGGMRRAVDLVVFDCDGVLLDSMQAKVEAFRAWIPEAHLDQAEAFMHVVMHSFGKSRTWQVQNFYRNLLKADVDQVFLDAEVARFTDICEPMCESAGWRVGSKQFVQACIDAGVMRYVLSGVPQEPLEAMLRSNGGAGLFDVIIGSPPAKPESMERILKETGVSAERTVFVGDANADQVAALHVGAHFVYFPSLAARPEAPVQTEVENLLQLLPDG
- a CDS encoding TraB/GumN family protein, whose product is MRLSYFIVAALLLPAATLPAQSSVWKISGHGNTLYIGGTCHVLRSSDFPLPAEYEQAYAASAKLVFEMDPANLSNPAFAAKLFSACRYDAGKTLTSELSAEAYQALAEKSKAAGLPIEVLAGIKPGMAVNMVTMQELMKAGISQDGVDLYYAKKAEKDQKAIGALESGETQIALIADLGEDNPSEFVLYSMQDLEQIESMMDALIRIWREGDLKGMEALFITEMREDYPALYRSMLAERNANWIPLLEAMLQTPEIEFALVGAGHIAGPDGILKGLADRGYTVEQIVAHNK
- a CDS encoding SatD family protein — encoded protein: MTHQQTRYAVVIGDLIESKAIRKRDELQVRLQQGLERLSLNPSLASPYTITLGDEFQAVFHSGKGLFHSIFAIRELIAPASCRFAIGIGALSTAINPTQAIGMDGPAFHSAREQIEKMKHADEQLSMGGLARPMQAMVSPLIRLLWSSTSHWNRNRLKILLGLLEGQTEKELGNTLAITERAVYKNIRDAHLHDWKELIETVESRISQVLSL
- a CDS encoding GNAT family N-acetyltransferase, which gives rise to MPHPEHQPQDSRFQIVQPEGTAVLEYRISGHYMQIHRTYVPDSLRGQGLAAQLAEAAFDFAREKHLRVEPLCSYIRRYAERHPEAKELI